The region TCTGCCCCATATGAAATGCCACCTCCGGTATGACTCCAGCTCTCGTGCCGTGCACATAAGCTATATTAGACATTTCAAAAGTGTAAATTAATGGACTAAATCTTGAAATTGAAGAAGTTGATAATTAACCTGTGGAAACGTGGAGAAGCATCTTTAGTTTACAACACTTTGTTGCAAAGTGTTGGACATGCATCCCTCCCAATGCATTGACGCCTAATGCTACATCATATCTACGtacaaaaatcaaacttacACTGTCATTCCATAAGAAATGATCATGAATTTCTCCCAAATCTTGTCTATTAAACAACTCCATCACAATACTTGTCAtaaacatgcatatataccTTTCATCGAATCTGGTAGTTGCAGCTGAGTTGACAATAATATCCACATCCCGCCATATCTCCTCTCTTACTCTCGACTCTATTATCCCCAAGTTCTCCAAAG is a window of Sesamum indicum cultivar Zhongzhi No. 13 unplaced genomic scaffold, S_indicum_v1.0 C01224, whole genome shotgun sequence DNA encoding:
- the LOC105155275 gene encoding probable fatty acyl-CoA reductase 4 — encoded protein: VMSVELFRVVKEELDSNGAGGLLEKVVPISGDVSLENLGIIESRVREEIWRDVDIIVNSAATTRFDERYDVALGVNALGGMHVQHFATKCCKLKMLLHVSTAYVHGTRAGVIPEVAFHMGQTLPGAEILYLDINTEKKIVEKRLRQLHTLNSTPKQITSAMKDLGIE